One part of the Eulemur rufifrons isolate Redbay chromosome 16, OSU_ERuf_1, whole genome shotgun sequence genome encodes these proteins:
- the LOC138396974 gene encoding olfactory receptor 6C70: MKNHTRQIEFILLGLTDNYQLQIIIFLFLLLNYMLSILGNFTIIALTLLDSQLKTPMYFFLRNFSFLEISFTTACIPRFLITIVTREKTISYNGCISQLFFYIFLGVTEFFLLAAMSYDRYVAICKPLHYTSIISNKVCHQLVLSSWVTAFLVIFPPLMFILNLEFCASNIIDHFICDISPVLQLSCSDTHLLELIAFFLAVMILIVTLLTVILSYSYVMKTILKFPSAQQKKKAFSTCSSHMIVVSITYGSCIFIYIKPSAHERITLSKGVAVLNTSIAPLLNPFIYTLRNQQVKQAFRDAVKKIFSASDK, translated from the coding sequence atgaagaaccATACAAGGCAGATAGAATTCATCCTTCTGGGACTGACAGATAATTATCAGTTACAGatcataattttcttatttctacttcTTAATTACATGTTGAGCATTTTAGGGAACTTCACCATCATTGCCCTCACTCTGCTGGATTCCCAGCTCAAGACCcccatgtatttcttcctccGTAATTTCTCTTTCCTGGAAATTTCATTCACAACTGCTTGCATTCCCAGATTCCTAATCACCATTGTAACCAGGGAAAAGACCATTTCCTATAATGGTTGTATATCTCAGTTGTTTTTTTACATATTCTTGGGGGTTACAGAATTTTTCCTCCTGGCTGCTATGTCGTATGACCGGTATGTTGCCATCTGCAAACCTTTGCATTATACATCCATTATAAGCAACAAAGTCTGCCATCAGCTTGTACTCAGTTCTTGGGTAACTGCATTCCTTGTCATTTTCCCTCCTCTGATGTTCATTCTTAACCTAGAATTCTGTGCTTCAAATATCATTGATCATTTCATTTGTGACATTTCTCCTGTCCTTCAACTTTCTTGCTCAGACACACATTTACTGGAACTGATTGCTTTTTTCTTAGCTGTGATGATACTCATTGTGACACTGCTTACAGTAATCCTTTCTTACTCTTACGTCATGAAGACAATTCTAAAATTCCCTTCAgctcagcaaaagaaaaaagccttttcCACCTGTTCTTCTCACATGATTGTTGTCTCCATCACTTATGGTAGTTGTATATTTATCTACATAAAACCATCAGCACATGAAAGAATTACTTTAAGCAAAGGAGTAGCTGTGCTCAATACATCAATTGCCCCTTTGTTGAACCCATTCATTTATACTCTGAGGAATCAGCAAGTTAAACAGGCCTTTAGAGATGCagttaaaaagatattttctgctTCAGACAAGTAA
- the LOC138396898 gene encoding olfactory receptor 6C2-like, with product MRNHTAITTFILLGLTDDPQLQVLVFIFLFLTYILSITGNLTIIILTLMDSHLKTPMYFFLRNFSFLEISFTTVCIPRFLYSLSTGDNTITYNACASQIFFIGLFGATEFFLLAAMSYDRYVAICKPLHYMTIMNNRVCTVLVLCCWISGLMIIITPLGMGLQLEFCDSNAIDHFGCDASPLFKISCSDTWFIEQMVIICAVLTFVITLIGVILSYIYIIKTILRFPSAQQRRKAFSTCSSHMIVVSITYGSCIFIYIKPSAKEEVDTNKGVSVLTTSVAPLLNPFIYTLRNKQVKQAFNDTIKKIAFILHK from the coding sequence ATGAGAAATCACACAGCAATAACAACATTCATCTTGTTGGGACTTACAGATGACCCACAACTGCAAGTTCTGGTTTTTATCTTCTTATTTCTGACATACATTCTGAGCATAACTGGAAACCTGACCATTATCATTCTTACCCTGATGGATTCTCATCTTAAAAcacctatgtatttttttcttcgaAACTTCTCCTTCTTAGAAATCTCATTCACAACAGTCTGTATTCCCAGATTCTTGTACAGCTTATCAACTGGGGACAATACCATTACTTATAATGCCTGTGCcagccaaatattttttattggacTCTTTGGGGCCACTGAATTTTTTCTCCTGGCTGCCATGTcctatgaccgctatgtggccatctgtaaACCCCTGCATTACATGACCATCATGAACAACAGAGTCTGCACTGTCCTTGTCCTCTGCTGCTGGATCTCTGGATTGATGATCATCATCACACCACTTGGTATGGGTCTCCAGCTGGAATTCTGTGACTCCAATGCCATTGATCATTTTGGCTGTGATGCATCTCCTCTTTTTAAGATCTCGTGCTCAGATACTTGGTTTATAGAACAAATGGTTATAATTTGTGCAGTATTGACATTTGTTATTACACTAATAGGTGTGATTCTCTCTTACATATATATTATCAAAACAATTCTCAGATTCCCCTCTGCTCAGCAAAGGAGAAAAGCTTTTTCCACATGCTCTTCTCATATGATTGTTGTTTCCATCACTTATGGCAGCTGCATTTTCATCTATATCAAGCCTTCAGCCAAAGAAGAGGTGGACACTAATAAAGGGGTATCTGTGCTCACTACATCTGTTGCCCCTTTGTTAAACCCCTTCATTTATACATTGAGGAACAAGCAAGTGAAACAAGCTTTCAATGACACAAtcaaaaaaattgcatttatcTTACACAAGTAA